The nucleotide sequence attttattaccaagagtaaaatatcaaaacttgtACCTTATATTTGTTGTAGTTTCCTTTATTAGTTTTTtgaataagaatataatttttttatatttatttttaattagtgtgATGGATAGGAGTTGGATGCAATTGGATGATAGACTTTGTgaccaatacttgaatggagtTAATGATTTCCTTGAATTCGCGTTCAGAAACCCACGCATAGATGGAAAAATCTGGTGTCCTTGTGTGCAATGCaacaatacatatttttttgtcaagATGATGTCAAGTTTCATCTAGTTAGGTATGGAATAGTTAAGAATTACGTTAATTGGTACTACCACGAGTAAGAGGTATTGGTTGAAGTAGAGATTAGTGATGAGGATGATGACAACAATAACAATGACGATATGCCTCCTATGCTGGAAGAAGCCTTTGGGTTGCCAGGTGTTAATATTGATATGGGTCACTATTCATCTAACGAGAATGAGCCGAACTCGAgtgcaaattttttttatgaattattgcaTGATGCTGAACAACCTCTATTTCTAGGATGCACCCTGTTAGGAACCAGCCAACCGTgtagcttcgattctgccttctttgatccgtagagttgcaagcgcaaactcctccaagtcggtccacacgatcgagcCTTTTCCACgacgcctcgagtagtgctagcaaacccTGGGCGCCTCCaagagagatccgaattttccttttctccttttttttttccagcttcttaagtggccttttatagagtaaaaaaccctaattatgcctttgaaaaaaaaaaaaaaaaaccctaaacgatttaggtctggcccataatcatattgggccgtatctctcttttaaattatggaacgggctcgatctaagtgtgtaaccccttaggtccaccattgggctagatgtaggccaactctattgggctatatgaaggcccaactcattagattaattaaactatttaattaaacttatgggcttcttaattagcgcatcttatgggcttcttaattaaactctttaattaatagttttagaattaatcaaattaattctaaaaccctacatatcatggttaacgtctagcaacatgccatgaatacctagccaacgatgaaaaaacacggaccttttcaattgcaaataccgtgcagtaaaatcctttcatcaatctatgtcccgattgaatttagggtatgattttatgacgaaaccctaatcattcaataactatgtatccattccagatttatgacttgataggtgaaatcaaaacactttttgatttccacctcaccttggccaaggatttccttagtcatgaaatcatcggaatacacaggacatcttctcatcttatcgataagtgatgaattctatttcgacatccacaagtcttcatatgtgataaggttacgcccagtgataatttgttaataactccattggaatccaaaaaagaaccaaagcgtaaccaatcaaatataagactaccgtgatgtctcaagtctaaggaccaatctgcactattgcaacacagaaattccaattcaacaataaacaattaccattaggaattctgtagcgggtcagttcagtgtacttattcttgtaataagcacccacatatatgcactagtgtccacacaccaatgtctatgaaataAGACAtactcctaattgagcatgcatcatatatgctagtctatccgagttattagtgtccaatcctaataactctatgactaggaacatttaagatcaaggcttatgaggaatatgtttcatgatcgtcatctctatgcacaaccatattccatgagcctatttgatctatggactttgtcaagaatggaaataataaagacaaccatcaatgacaaataaaacataatgccttacaataataattgattgaagataaagagtcacgatgaaaaaaaaaatatgatcaattacatgtaaatataattggcttgtggggcataactctaagtCGAAGCTTTCATTTCTTGTGAAATTGTTACATTTGAAATGTTTAAGTGGGTGGAGTAACAATTCATTCAACATGCTACTTGAGATAATAAGATCTACATTTCCAGTGAGTGAAACTGTGCCTTCTTCTTATTATGAAGCTAGGAAATTCATCCGAGCTTTAAGACTCGATTATGAAAAGATAGATGCATCCCCAAATGATTGCATACTTTTCtgaaaagaatatgaaaattatCATGAATGTGTGAAATGTGGTGCTCCTAGGTGGAAGTCAGTGGTAAGAAAAAAAGATGTAATTGGGAAAAAGGTACCTACAAAAACCCTGAGGTATTTTCCATTGACCCCAAGGCTTCAGAGGCTATATATGTCATCCAAAATAGCTTTAGATATGCAATAGCACGAAGATAAACGTGTTAAGGATGGGTTATTACGTCATCCAATTTCTGAAGCTTGGAAAAAGTTAGATGAGCATTATCCTTCATTTTCAATTGAACCTCGTAATGTTAGACTTGGATTGGCAAGTGATGGATTTAATCCATTTGGCTCAATGAGCATTGCTCATAGTACATGGCCTGTGATTGTAGTTACATATAATTTGCCCCCTTGGATGTGTATGACACGACCTTATCTCATATTAACCTCACTTATTCCTAGTCCAAAAGCCCCTAGAAACCACATTGATGTTTATTTGCAACCTTTGATTGAAGAATTGAAGGAGTTATGGGAGGCCGGTGTTCAAACATATGATGcctcaaagaaacaaaattttcagaTGCATGCAGCTATTTTATGGACTATTAATGACTTTCCTGCCTATGCAAATTTGTCTGGATATAGTACAAAGGGAAAGTGGGCTTGTCCTTGTTGCAACAAACACACTGAGTCTCATTTGCTAAGTTATGGGAAAAAAATTTGCTATATGGGCCACCAACGATTTTTACCTAGGAACCATAAATGGAGTAATAATAAAGTTCATTTCAATGGGAAGGTGGAACGTAGGGACTGACCTCCACATTTGTCCGGATATGATGTGTTTGAACAATTATGCActgttgaaaaaggaaaatgggataATTCTAATGATACTTGGCTAAAacattggaagaaaaaaaagtatcTTCTTTGAGCTACCTTATTGGAAAGAACTTTTGTTGCATGACAATCTAGATGTTATgcacaatgaaaaaaaatgtatgTGATAATGTCATTGGAACGATCATGCATATTCAAGGAAAATCGACAGATGGTAAGAAAGCTCACATGGACTTGAAAGAGATGGGTATTAGAGAGACATTCCACCTACTCGgtgaagatgataaaataccTCTTGCATGTTACATGTTgtcttcaaaagaaaaattgatgttGTGTGAATTTTTTAAAGAAGTTAAAGTACCAGATGGTTGTTCGTCGAATATCTTAAGGTGTGTTAATATCAAGGAGCGCAAAATCTTGTCCTTAATGAGTCATGATTGCCACATTCTTATGCAACGATTACTCCCTCTTGCTCTACGGGGCCTTCTCCCTAAGAATGTTTTTGGTGCATTAATTGAATTGAGCAACTTTTTTCAAGAGATTTGTTCCAAAGTATTGAGGGTTGAAAGGTTAAATGAACTTGAACTCCAAATTGCTGAAACTCTTTGCAAATTAGAACGAATCTTCCTTCCAACTTTTTTCAACATTATGGAACACTTGCCTATTCACTTACCTAGTGAAACTAAGATTGTCGGCCCTGTCCAGTATCATTGGATGTATCCAATTGAAAGGTTTGTACATGTTCTTATTCATACTagtttttttggaaaaaaaagagaaagtttaCCCCTTTATTAAGGAGTTTAAGAAAAGTTATCAATTTCTTTGACAGGTATTTACGCACATTGAAATCTTATGTCCGTAATAAGAGTCGTCTAGAGGGTTCAATTGCAAAGGGATATCTTGCAGAAGAATGCCTAAATTTTTGTTCTAGATACCTAAAAGGATGTGAAACAAAATTCAATCGCATTGAAAAAAATGCTGACGGGGATGGTGTGAAAACAATTGGTGGATTATATGTGTTTACTCAAACAGGTCGTGCTTTAGGAAAAGTGACTCAATGTGAGCAAACAAGTCGTGCTTTAGGAAAAGTGACTCACAGCTTTAGGAAAAGTGACTCAATGTGAGCAAACAGGTCGTGCTTTAGGAAAAGTGACTCAATGTGAGCTTGGAAGAGAGGAATGATCCCAAGCTCGATTATATGTCCTTAAAAATTGTGATGAAATCCAATCATTCATAGAGTAAGTGATAATTTTGACATATTCTAcaccaattaatttataacaattatttttccatgaaatttctCTTACTTCTTTTTGTGTGTAATTTAAAATAGAGAACACAAACAATTGGTGGTCCAATCTCTAGCCTATTCCCATCCCAGAAACGTAGAAAACATTCACAATAGAGAATTTTCAAGTTGGTTTGAGCATCAAGTAAGTATATTAAGATCCAATATGTATCATTTAAATGTTTTGTGGTTAGATGTTCAATGCCATCCATTTAAACGATATTGTTATTAAACTCATTTCCCTTTAAATGGAAAGGTGACACAAATGTATAATTCAGAAAATGACAAAGTCACCAATCATTTGTTATCACTTGCTTGAGGGCCAAATCATAGTGCATTGTCATACAAAGGCTACATTGTTAATGGTTTTCGGTTCCACACCCGAGATCGAGAGAaagaattgaaaactcaaaataatggAGTTTTCGTGAGAGGGGAAACTAATAGTTTTGCAACTACGAGAGATGATAACCTAACCCTTGGTAATGTGGATTACTATGGCGTGTTAATGAATATTATCGAATTGCAATATCTTGGTGGTCTACGGGTTcacttctttaaattttgatagatcATTGTAGACTAATTAACCATTTATACTTGCTTGCCAAGATGAATAGGTGTtttatgtaagggaaatggggGAACCTAATTGGTATGTTGTTCAACGATCACAACCTCAAAACTTTTATGATATGGATGCCTATGAAGCCATTAGTGATGAACCATTTCAACAAAATGATCTATCAAACATTGGCCAATGTTCAACCCAAGATGTGGATCTAAATGATTGTGAGTTTTCATGCCATAGAAGTGACATTCTGCTAGAGATTGCATTTGAAGAAGGGACATTAAGACAACGAAGGAAAAGAATGTATCCTTCAGttaagggaaagagaaagactagaggaagaaggaaacaaaaaccAGTTTTAagtgatgatgattgattgtaTATGTCTTGCTCGCTTAGTTTtgatatgtttctttttttttttccctctatttTTCTAAAGCTTAGTGTATTTtagtgtttcttttttctttagtcACTTTCTATATATAGTTTTATGTTGTAGCCAATGGAGTGTATAGCTGAAACCAACGAACAAACTCTCGTCACACCACCTAATTTTAATCCATCTACAAGACAAAGTTGTGCTGGGAAGAAATAATTATCTATGTTTTAATAGTTTGGTTTTCTCAtctgtaaaatgataaaataattattagtttttatttatcatatatttattatataggatcatcatcatctaatgtAAGAAAAAGAGGTCGAgggaaaacaaagaataaaatactaacatctttggtgttagagttatgccccacaagtcaattatatttacatgtaattgattgtactttacattttgattctttaggaacaatcaattattattgcaaggcatttatgtttttatttgtcattgatggttgtcattatttattgtaatccattcttgacgaagtccatagatcaaagaGGCTCATGGAATTTGGTTGTGCAttgagatgacgatcatgaaacatattccttacaagtcttgatcttaaatgttcctagtcatagagttattaggattgaacactaataactcagatagactagcacatatgatgcatgctcaattaggagaatgtctcgtttcatggacattggtgtggggacactagtgcatatatgtgggtgcttattataagaataagtacactgaactgacccgctacagaatttctaatggttattttaatgtcgaattggaatttttgtgttacaatagtgcagattgatccttagactcgagatatcatggtagtcttatatttgactggttacgctttagTTCtattttggattccaatggagtcattaacaaattatcactgggcgtaaccttatcacatatgaaggcttatgaatgtcgaaataggattcatcacttatcgataagatgagaagatgtcctatgtattccgatgatttcatgactgaggaaatctttggccaaggtgaggtggaaatcaaaacgtgttttgatttcacttattaagtcataaatctggaatggatacatagttattgaatgattagggtttcgtcataaaaccataccctaaattcaatcgggacatagattgatgaaaggattttactgcacggtatttgcaattgaaaaggttcgTGTTTTTTcgtcgttggctaggtattcatggcatgttgctagacgttaaccatgatatgtagggttttagaattaatttgattaattctaaaactattaattaaagagtttaattaagaagcccataagcttaattaaagagtttaattaatctaatgagttgggctttcatatagcccaatagagttagcctacatctagcccaatggtggagctaaggggtcacacacttaggtcgagcatgttccacaatttaaaagagagattcagcccaatatgattatgggtcggacctaaatcgtttagggtttttccaaaggcataattagggtttttactctataaataggccacttaagaagctggaaaaataagtaaaattttggATCTCTCAAAGGTGCCTAGGTTTACTAGCATTACTCGAGGCGTTCATGGAAAcggccgatcgtgtggaccgacttggaggagttcgtgtttgcgaCTCTACGGATCAATCAAGGTAGAATCAAATCTTCACGGTTGCCCGGTTTCTAACATTTGGCTCTTGGTCAAAAATTGCCATTGGATCAAATGCTAATGTGTTTGCAAGTCATATTGGCAAGATTGTTAAAGTATATGAAGATGCCCCAATTTCTTGCAAGCGTTGGGAAGATGTTCCACaagacaataagaataaaatgtattcTTATGTACTGgtaagattaataattattctatattatacttatatgatattgtattaaatcgttcttcatgacttataacgtttcaaacaactttttcttttaacttgtgtaggagaaatttgaatttgatgaaaaCGAAGTAAGAAAAATTTGGATCTTTAGAAAGATGGGAAGGGCTTTTGCAAACCATACATATAAGTTTAAGGCTGACTATTATGACGCATatgacaatgatgatgatcGAATTAAGTTTGCTCCAACAACAATTGACCAAGGACAATGGAGACAATTTGTCAGTTGGTTGAGCTCACATGAGTTTCAGGTATTCTAtaccctttattttttttatgcacaagtcactttaattatttaaaacatgattATTGTATTTGGTCTTACATATAGGTTTCTTGTGCTCATAATAAGTCTAATCGATCAAAGCAAACAATGACTAAAACTACAGACACTAGAAGTTTTGCTCGAGTTAGAGCTGAACaggtataatttaaatcatttatacatctttctcattaacaatttttttttttttgttgttgattaACTTGTCTATTTAATATAGGCTGAAATATTAGGACACGAACCGTTTGCATGGGAAATGTTTAAGGTGACCCACAAGAAAAAAGACGGGTCAATGGTTAATTCcacatcaaaagaaatagtggtaaattttattttaaacagtttatgttgttattgtgatatatattttaatattatgttataacatatctattttatttatgatcaAATTTCAGGACAAAATTCAATCTTTAGTAACCCAAAGAGCTGAGGAAGAACCTTCTCAAGCTATTAATGAAAATGGAATTTTTTCTGAAGTAATGGGAAGAGAAAGACATGGACGTGTTCGTGGGTATGGATTCAGACCAACTCCTTCTTTTGTCCTAGGAAATATTCCATCTCGTCATGAGCTGGTTACAGAACTAGAACAAATGCGACAACATaataatggtttgaaaaatgaaatgcaacttttgaaagagaaaaatgaagcgttGTCGACAGAACTGGACCAAGTCAAAGGAAGGCAATCaatttttgaagcttttatGGAAGATGTTAGGGAAAGAAGGATTAGAAATAACAATTGACTAGACTTAATTGTTTGATGTCTTTTTTTGATGTAAAGTGccagatgtttttttttttatgacaatgtgATTGTAAATTgctagatatttttttttataacaatgtaaatgtaaagtgctaatcaattattaattgactagaGTTGTTTTCTGAAGTTTTTTGATGATTAGAAtggtgtttattttggatgcaatgtattaaattaatagggtttaaaatatagaaaaacaagaagtgggttgtgggaaaattttataaaaatcactttttgtgACGACCAACAAAAAGTGGTCactaaaaatgtctttttttgtGGCAGCCATGACTCTCACTAAAAGTATTTGTCACACTTTTTGTGGCAACCAAAataatgtggtcactaaaaaaCGTTCATATTGTGGCGGCCAACAGTATCACTAAAATCTTaccatttgtgacaaccaacAAAGCCgacacaaaaaattcattacttGTGACAACGGTAGCCGTCACTGAAGAGTCATTATTTGTGATGATCATGACCgtcacaaaaaatgacattagtgGCGGAGGATTGTGGTTgtcactaatattttttttgtgactGACACATCCGGCAGTCACTAAAtggtatttttagtgacggccagccAATAATTGCAACTAATACTATTTGTGACAAACTTTTTAGTGACAGCTTGTGACGACCAACTTAGCGGCTACtaaaacttttagtgacgagtttttatgtttttagtgacgATCTTGGCCTCTactaaaaatcttgtttcttgtagtgaattcatgccaaccacaagcttccaaccaccaccattggatcattcttccaatttcaagaCCCAATCTCATAGCTTGAATTCTTTccaattttcaattatttaaattggaCTAATTTCAACCATCACTTTGgagacataaatccctcatttttcatttatataaatcaccatattttcaagcattaatggtgactattttactttctttttcatttatctttttccCCAACATCATGATGGCCTTCATAAATGCTTTGAGAGacatttataatttcttttctcatataattaaatcccatattttccaaggcattaatggtgactaattatcatttcttttggaatttctttaattcaccataatcatgcctctcattaaatgtttgaaagactaatatcatttctttttgcatttatttaattctttcccTTATCTTGGACAAGAGCTTGCCGAGTGTCATGTCTAGATACAAGGCTTGGTTTTCAAGCTttcatctcaaccatccatgtggcattaccacattaattcacccatttaAGGAGAAATCAATTATTTCctcacataattgaatattcatatttttcataatttaattcttttatggaatttcactctaaattactaaaatgccctttgtgaattattaatcccatatatctccacataaattcaaaaatgagaaattaattcacttcaacacttaattccacctaggaattatttttaatttaccaaaatacccttcattggacttactatccaaattacaaaaatgcccatctcatagggcaccattatATTCAACGATCCATCACTTTCACAAgcgtatttttgaaagtttctcacttcctttctcattctcttaacaccagtaACACTAAGTGTTACAGTAGAGAGACAATTAATGGATCGAGATCAGATTATTAAAGAACTGCAAACTACACTCAAAGAAGCTCAGTCACGCATGAAAAAGGTGTATGATCGCAACCACGGGGAAAGAGAATTTGAGAAGTGTGACTGGGTTTATCTTAAGCTTCAACCATATCGGTAAACATCCATATCAATGAGGAAAAATCTCAAACTATCTCCTAAATATTATGGGTTGTTTAAGATTCTTAAGAAAATAGGAGCAATGGCTTACAAATTGGATCTGCCTGAAAAGTCTCGAATTCACCCAGTTTTTCATGTCTCATTGTTAAAGAAAAGGATTAGTGAAAAAATTCCTATACAAGGTGAGCTTCCCATTATTCGGAGTGATGATGAAACTTTTTTTCCCAGGCCACAAGCCATTCTAGATCGTTGGACGCatcagaagaaagaagaaattctCATCCACTAGCAAGGATTATCACCTGCTAAAGCTACTTGGGAAGATCTTGCTGCTATGAAAAGACAATTTCTAGATCATAGCCTTGAGGACAAGGCCAAATTGTAAAGGGAAGGGAATTTGTTACGTTGtagtttttctcttttaaataaattcctGGATGGATTGTTTATCTCTAGTTGAAGTCCTAATTAGTAGGAATAAAGTAAGGAGTTGAGTCCAAGTTGTTTGGAAAGACCTGGTATTATGGGAAGAGCTAGTCTTCTCCTTTTTAGATGGAAGTAGATCATTGTAACTTCTTTTTATGCAATGAACATTGAGTTGGATGCCTATATAAGATGAGGTAGATCTTGAATAAAGTAGAGATTTTTATTCCTTTTCAACATTCTTTGTTATATTGGAGGCCAAGGTTCCTCAGTCAACCTAAGTATATACTTTCCCTTGCTTTAACAGGTTATATTTTCCCCTGCTTCACAA is from Diospyros lotus cultivar Yz01 chromosome 2, ASM1463336v1, whole genome shotgun sequence and encodes:
- the LOC127793717 gene encoding uncharacterized protein LOC127793717 translates to MGRAFANHTYKFKADYYDAYDNDDDRIKFAPTTIDQGQWRQFVSWLSSHEFQVSCAHNKSNRSKQTMTKTTDTRSFARVRAEQAEILGHEPFAWEMFKVTHKKKDGSMVNSTSKEIVDKIQSLVTQRAEEEPSQAINENGIFSEVMGRERHGRVRGYGFRPTPSFVLGNIPSRHELVTELEQMRQHNNGLKNEMQLLKEKNEALSTELDQVKGRQSIFEAFMEDVRERRIRNNN